From the genome of Streptomyces ficellus:
CCGTCCCGGGGCGGCGTGCGGAGGCGGCCTACCCGGTGAACTCGTACGTCCAGGAGGCCGCTTCGGGCGCGAACCGGATGTCGGTGACCTCCAGCACGTGCCCGTGCTGGTCGCTCACGACCCGGTGCACGGTCAGGCAGGTGGTGGCGACGGGGCCGTGGCCCACGCCGATCGACTCGCGGCGCGTCAGCCGCAGCCCCGCGCGGTGCATCCAGTGGTACAGCAACCGCAGGTCGGGCCGCGCGGGCCAGTCCTCCTGCCGCCGGAAACGGCCGAGTTCGGGCACCTCGGCGAGCGCGTGCGGGGAGAACCGGGACAGCGCCTCCTGGACGGAGGGTGTCCCGGCGCCCGGGACGTGGTGGCGGTGCACGAGCGAGGGCTCGCCGGGCAGCAGGCCCAGCCGCTCGGCGAGCCCGGTGGGCGTGGGCTCCCAGGCGAGCCGGGTCACGGCCGACGCGTCGGAGGTGCCGGTGCCGCACGGGAAGCGCAGCAGGCCGGGGGCGAGGACCGGACCCGCCTCGCCGGGGGCGGCCGACGCGGCGAACGTGCCCCGCCGCTCGGTCACCACCAGCCCCTCGTCGCGCAGCAGTTGCAGGGCGGCGCGCACCGTGTGCCGGTTGACCCGGAAGCGGTGCACCAGGGACCGCTCGGACGGCAGCCGG
Proteins encoded in this window:
- a CDS encoding GntR family transcriptional regulator, which translates into the protein MAEPQTPAALPLYLRVAAALRDDLTQRRIAPGNRLPSERSLVHRFRVNRHTVRAALQLLRDEGLVVTERRGTFAASAAPGEAGPVLAPGLLRFPCGTGTSDASAVTRLAWEPTPTGLAERLGLLPGEPSLVHRHHVPGAGTPSVQEALSRFSPHALAEVPELGRFRRQEDWPARPDLRLLYHWMHRAGLRLTRRESIGVGHGPVATTCLTVHRVVSDQHGHVLEVTDIRFAPEAASWTYEFTG